CAGGGACTCCAAGAACAAGGACGCGGCCTGGAAGTTCTTCGAGTGGTTCTTCGGCAAGGAGCCCGCCCAGACCCGGGCCGCCGGCGGCTGGGGCATCCCCACCCTGAAGTCGCTGCGCTCGAAGATGCCGCAGGAAAAGCCGTACCAGAAGCAGGCCTTCAAGGTGCAGGAGCAGGAGCTCGCCAACTTCTCGGTCCTGTCGTTCACCCCGTACGCCCAGAGGGAAGCCCTGGACGGAGTGATCAGCAAGGTCCTGCCGGGGGCGGTCAAGTCCGGTACCTCCGCGGGCAAGGTCGCGGACGAGCTGAACAAGCAGATGAACGACCTGATCGCCAAGGGCAAGGACGTCCTCGGGTGAGCACCGAACAACTCACCTCCGCGGCCGGGCCTGCTGTGCAGAGCCCGGCTGGGGCGGCGGCCACTCGGCCGCCGCGCCGGCGGCCCTCGCTGAGGACGCGCAGGGCCGGGGCCTTCTATGTCTTCGCCGGTCCCTGGATGCTGGGGTTCCTGGCCCTGACGGCCTTTCCGCTCGGGTACGCCCTGTGGCTGAGCTTCACCAACTCCGACGGGCTGTCGGACAACGCCCGTTTCGTGGGCCTGGACAACTACAAGGAGGTCTTCACCGACGCGGAGACGCTGCACTCCCTGGCCCGCACCGGCTTGTTCACGGCGCTGACCGTACCGCTGACGATCGTGGCGGGACTGTTCCTCGCCGTGCTGGTGAACCAGCCGATCCGGGCCCGCGGCCTGTTCCGCACGTTGCTGTACCTGCCCGCCGTGGTGCCGCCGGTCGGTGCCGCCCTCACCTTCAGGATGATCTTCGACCGTGACTCGGGGGCGGCCAACGGCCTTCTGGACCTCTTCCAAGTCAACGGACTCACGTGGCTGACGGATCCCTACGCCCGCTGGGTGCTGCTCTTCCTGACCATGTGGGGCGTGGGCAACGTCATGATCATCTCGCTGGCGGGACTGCAGGACATCCCCAGGGAACTGCACGAGGCGGCCCGGGTCGACGGCGCCAGTCCCTGGCAGTCCTTCACCCGGATCACCCTGCCGCTGCTCTCCCCCGTCATCTTCTTCCAGGTCGTCACCGGGATCATCGCCGCGTTGCAGACCCTCGCACCGCTGCTCATCTCGCTCGACCCCACCCCGAGGGGCCTCGGATCCGTCCCGGAGAGCAACAACCTCTTCATGATCCACGTTCTCGACGAGTACTTCGTCGGCGGCCGTTACGGCTACGCCTCCGCCCTGCTGTGGGTGCTCTTCCTGATTATCGTCGCCGTCACCTTCCTCATCTTCAAACTCAGCAAGGGTACGGTCTTCTACTCCGTGGAGCCGGAGCGCGCGAAGACCAAGACCCGCACGATCGGAGGCGCGTGATGGTGCTCTCCCGGCGCAGCGTCGTCTACATGCTCCTGGTGAGCGTCCTCGTCCTCATGCTCAGCCCCCTCGCCTGGCTCGCGATCACCGCGTTCAAGGACTCCACGGAGCTGAGTGCCGTCCCCATCCACTGGTGGCCGCACAACCCGAGCCCCGGGAACTTCGGCAAGGCGCTGACCAGTTGGGACTACTTCGGCTTCGCCCGCAACTCCCTGACGATCGCCGTCATCTACTCGGTGCTGGCGACACTCGCCTCGGCCTGGGCCGGGTACGGTTTCGCCCGGCTCGAAGCACCGGGAAAACGAGTGATCTTCGGTGTGCTGCTGTCGACGATGATGCTGCCGCAGGTCATCACCCTTATCCCGACCTACCTGTTGTTCGCCAAGGTCAACCTCATCAACACGTACATGCCGTGGGTGCTGTGGGGTATGTGCGGGGCGCCGTATCTGATCTTCCTGTTCCGGCAGTTCTTCTCCAACATGCCCAAGGAACTGGAGGAGGCGGCGATCGTCGACGGCTGTGGGCAGATCCGCATCTTCTGGCGCATCTTCCTGCCCCAGTCGTGGCCGGTCATCGCCACCAGCGTGATCCTTTCCTTTTCCTGGACGTGGGGTGACTTCATCGCACCCGCGCTGCTGCTGGACACCAACCGCACGACCCTCGCCGTCCAGCTCACCTACGGTTACATGAACGCGCACGGTGGCCAGCTCAACAACCTCGTCGCGGCAGGCGCCCTGGTGTACGTCGTGCCCGTGCTGGTGCTCTTCCTGATCCTGCAGCGCGGCTTCGTCGCCGGGATCTCCACCTCCGGACTCAAGTAACGATGTTCACCAACGCGCCACGCTGCAAAGGAACTTCGTATGACCACCCCCCAGCGCTTGGGCACATCGTCCACGGCGGTGAGGTCATGACCGAGCGTCCCTCCCTCACCCCGCAACTGGGCAGGACCCGGGTCATGGCCATCCTCCGGTCGGCCGACGCGACGGGACTGCCGGCCGTGGCCCGGGCCCTCGCGGTCGGCGGCATCACCTGCCTGGAGGTCACCCTCACCACATCGGGTGCCCTCGACGCGCTGGCCGCCATCCGGGACGAGCTCGGGCCCGGGGTGGCGGTCGGCGCCGGCACGGTGATCACCACTGAGCAGGCCCGGGAAGCGCTCGCGGCCGGGGCTGAGTTCCTGGTGGCACCGGCCGTCGACACCGACGTGATCCGCGACGCCGCCGACCGGGGCATCCCGTTCTACCCGGGCGCCTGGACACCGACTGAGGTGTCCGCCGCCTGGCGAGCGGGCGCCACCGCCGTCAAGCTCTTCCCGGCGAGCACCGGCGGCCCCGCCCACCTGCGGCAGCTGCGGGCACCGCTGCCGGACATCCCGCTCATCGCCGTCGGCGGAGTCGACGTCGACCAGGTGCGCGACTACCTCGACGCGGGCGCCCTCGCCGTCGGCATCGGCTCCCCGCTGCTGCGCGGAGCGGACCGCAACCCGGCGACAGAGACTCTGGACGCCCTCACGGCGAGGACCCGCACGCTGCTCGCCACGATCAGGGCCACGTCCAGTCATCAGGAGGTGGGCCCGTGAACGAACCTTCCCAACAACGCTACTTGGTGACCGTCGGCGAGGTTCTCGCGGTCCTGGCCGCGTCGGACACCGGCCCGCTGGCCGTGGGCTCCGACCTGCGTCTCGGGCTCGCCGGAGCCGAGTCGAACGTCGCCGTGGGCGTCAGCCGGCTCGGCGGGTCCGCCACCTGGATCGGCCGCGTCAGCGACGACGCACTCGGCGACCTCATCCTGCGCGAGCTGCGCGCCGAAGGCGTCACCGCGGTCGCCGCCCGCGACCGGGCCCCCACCTCGCTGCTGCTGCGCGAACGCCGTACGGCCACGCACAGCCGTACGCGTTACTACCGCACCCACACGGCGGGTGCCCGGCTGACCGCCGACGACATCCCCAAGGATCTCGTCGCCGGCGCGGCGGTCCTGCACATCACCGGGATCACCCCGGCACTGGGCGAAGGTCCGGCCCGTGCCGTCACCCGGGCGGTGGACATCGCCATCGACGCCGGCGTACCGGTCTCACTGGACGTCAACTTCCGGTCGCTGCTGTGGAACGAGCAGGAGGCCGCGCGCACGCTGCTGCCGCTGCTGCGCAGGAGCGACCTGGTCTTCGCGGGACCGCACGAAGGCAGGCTCATGGCTCCCGACGCCGACGGACCGGAGGAGCTCGCCAAGAGCATCTGCGACCTCGGACCCGCCGGGGCCGTGATCAAGCTCGGCGCCGAGGGCGCGTACGCCCTCCTCGACGGACGGTCGTACCGGCAGCCCGCCACGCCCATAGCCGTGCTCGACTCGGTGGGAGCGGGTGACGCGTTCGCCGCCGGGTACCTCGCCGAACTGCTCGCGGGTGAACCCCCGGAGCGGCGACTGCGGACGGCGGCCCTGCTCGGCGCCTTCGCGGTGAGCACCACCGGAGACTGGGAAGGCCTGCCCCGACGCTCCGAACTGGGGCTGCTGGACCACTACGACGACATCGTGCGCTGAGCCTTCCCGGCACCGCATCCGCTCACGTACCCATCTGCTCACAGAACTTCCAGGGAAGACACCCATGCCCACGCGTTCCTCCTCCGACGGGGTCGCTGTCCTCACCGGCTCCTACACACCCGAGTCCGGCGGGGACGGCGCCGGGATCGCCGCACTGAGCCTCACCCCGGCCACCGGCCACCTGGCGCGCGACACCACAGTGCCGCCGGTGCCCGTCAACGGGGCGTCCTTCCTGGCGGCGCATCCCTCGCTCGACGTCGTCTACAGCACGAACGAGACCGATCCGGGCACCGTCAGCGCACTGGTCCGGCGCGGCGACGGCCAACTGTCCCCGCTGGGCGAAGCATTGAGCAGCGGCGGCGCCAACCCGTGCCACCTCACCGTCCACCCGGACGGGGCCTGGCTGCTGACCGCGAACTACGGCAGTGACACGCCGCCCGGCAGCGTGGCCGTACACCGCCTCGATTCGGACGGACGCCCGGTGGAACTGACCGACATCGCCGTCCACGAAGGAACGGGCCCTGTCACCGGACGGCAGGAGGGCAGCCACGCCCACCAGGTGCTCGTCGACCCGGCGGGCCGTTACGTCCTGGCCACCGACCTGGGCGCGGACGCGGTCTTCACCTACCGGCTCGACACCCGGACCGGCACCCTGGAGCGGGTCGCGGTGAACCGGCTGCGCGCGGGGTCCGGTCCTCGCCACCTCGCCTTCGCTCCCGGGGGTGAGCTGGTGTTCAGCGCGGACGAACTGTCCTCGACCGTCACCTGCCACCGCTACGACGCCGGTACGGGCACTTTGACGGGCCTGACCTCAGTGCCCGCCACGGCGGTCCGGGACGTCACCAACCAGCCGGGCGGCATCGTCGCCTCGCCCTGCGGCCGTTTCGTGTGGGTGACCAACCGGGGCGCGGACACGGTGGCCGCGTTCCGGGTCACCGGCACAACGCTGGAGCCGATCGACGAGATGTCCGCCGGCGGTACCTGGCCGCGCGGCCTGACCTACGCGGACGAGCATCTGCTGGTCGCCAACCAGCACAGCGGGACGCTCGTCGCGCTGCGGGTCCTGGACGACGGGGCGCTGCGGCAGGCGGGCCCGGCGATGTCCGTTCCGTCGGTGGTCTGCGCGCTCGTCCTCTGACACAACCCCAGACCTCCGCTTCGGTCTGAACACCTCGTCCGCGAACGCCGGACAGCCTGAAACAGCCAACGAAAGGCAGTCATGTCCCGCCCCACCACCCCCGCACGCTTCACTCTCGACTCGGCGTTCGGCATCGGCGCCGTCAACCCCCGGCTGTACGGATCGTTCGTCGAGCACCTGGGCCGTTGCGTCTACACCGGCATCTACGAACCGGGCCACCCGCAGGCCGACGCCGACGGCCTGCGCCTGGACGTTCTTGAGCTGATCCGGGAACTGGGCGTCACCACCGTGCGCTACCCGGGCGGCAACTTCGTCTCCGGCTACCGCTGGGAGGACTCCGTGGGACCGCGCGAGGAGCGCCCGGTCCGGCTGGACCTGGCCTGGAAGTCCACGGAGACCAACGAGTTCGGCCTCGGGGAGTTCATGGACTTCTGCGCCAAGACCGGCACGGAACCCATGATGGCCGTCAATCTCGGCACCCGCGGGGTGGAGGACGCCCTGCGGCTGCTGGAGTACAGCAACCACCCGGGCGGCACCGAGCTGTCCGACCGCCGTGCCGCCCACGGCGCCAAGGAGCCGTACGGCATCAAGATGTGGTGCCTGGGCAACGAGATGGACGGGCCCTGGCAGACCGGACACAAGACGGCGGAGGAGTACGGGCGGCTCGCCGCCGAGACCGCCCGCGCCATGAGAATGATCGACCCCGGCCTTGAACTGGTCGCCTGCGGCAGTTCGGCGTCCTCCATGCCGACCTTCGGCTCCTGGGAGGCGACCGTCCTGGAAGCCGCGTACGACCTGGTCGACCACATCTCGCTGCACGCCTACTACGAGGAGACCGACGGCGACCGCGACTCCTTCCTGGCCTCCGCCGTCGACATGGAGCACTTCATCGAGTCGGTCGTCGCCACCTGCGACCACGTCCGGGCGCGGCTCAAGGAGAAGAAGCGGATCAACCTCTCCTTCGACGAATGGAACGTCTGGTACCAGAAGCGGCCCAACCCTCACCAGGTCGAGGACTGGCAGCAGGCACCGCGCCTGCTGGAGGACGTCTACACCGTCACCGACGCCGTGGTCTTCGGCTCGCTGCTCATCGCCCTGCTGCGCCACGCCGACCGGGTGACCGCCGCCTCCCTGGCCCAGCTCGTCAACGTCATCGCGCCGATCATGACCGAACCGGGCGGGCCCGCCTGGCGGCAGACCACCTTCTTCCCCTTCGCCCAGGCGTCGGCGTACGGGCGCGGCCGGGTGCTGCGCGTCGATGTGGACAGCCCCACGTACCCCACCGCCCGCTTCGGTGACGTACCGCTGTTGCACGCCACCGCCGTCATGGACGACGAGACCGGCGACATCACCGTCTTCGCGGTCAACCGCGGCCAGACGGACGCTCTGCCGTTGACGATCGACCTGCGCGGCGTGGGCACCGCCGCCCTGACGGAGCACCTGGTCCTGGCCGACAGCGACCCGGAGGCCACCAACACCGCGGACCGGCCCGACCGGGTCACCCCGCGCCCCGCCACCGGCACCGTCGTCACCGACGGCGTCCTCCACGCCGAACTCGAACCGCTTTCCTGGAACATGATCCGGCTGACAGGTCGGCAGGACTGACCACTCCGCCGTACCGACTGCCCATGGGCCGCTGCCACCGCCGTCGTCCACGTCGTGGACACCGGCTCATGGGCCCGCACGCGGCACCACCACACTCACGCCTGGGAAGAACCGATGACAACCGTTGCCCGACCCCTGTTCCGAGACCCCATGCACGACGGCGCGACCGACCCCACCGTCATCCGGAACCGGCAGGCCGGAGAGTGGTGGATGTTCTACACGAGCCGGCGCGCCGACGCGCCGCCGATGAACGACGTGAGCTGGATACACGGAACCGACATCGGGATCGCGTCCTCCGCGGACGGCGGAGCCTCCTGGCTGTACCGGGGAATCGCCGAAGGGCTGGACATCGAGCCCGGGCGGCACACCTACTGGGCGCCTGAGATCGTCGACGACGGCACGGAGTACCACATGTTCGTCAGCGTGATCCGCGGTGTTCCGACGCAGTGGGCGGGCCATGCACGCGTGATCCGTCACTACACGAGCCACGACCTCTTCTCCTGGACCTACCGTTCCACCTTGTCGCTCTCGTCCGAGAGAGTGATCGACGCCTGCGTCCTGCGGCTCCCCACAGGCGGCTACCGCATGTGGTACAAGGACGAGGCCGATCACGCGCACACCTACGCGGCGGACAGCGACGATCTGTCGCGGTGGACCGTCCGGGGGCCGGCCGTCGAGTGCTCGAAGCACGAAGGCCCGAACGTCTTCGAGCTCGGCGGCAGCTACTGGATGCTCATCGACGAATGGCATGGACAGCGGGTTCTCCACTCACGGGACCTGGAGACATGGGAACCGCGAGGGCTCATCCTCGATCGTCCCGGGCAGGGTCCGGACGACGGGGGGTACGGCTACCACGCCGATGTCGTCACCAGCGAGCTCGGCGCGTTCGTCTTCTATTTCTCGCACCCCAGGCGATCCGACGACGACCCCGGCCCCCACGACGACCACAACGGCCGCCGGAGCTCGATCCAGGTCGCCCGCCTGCGGGTGAGCGGAGACACCCTCGTGTGCGACCGCGACGAAGTCCTTGAGGCCCCCATCCTCCCTCTCGAAGGGCCGGACCAGTGACACTGGGGCCTTGCCGTTCCCGCCCTGACGGCCGTTCACATCTGCCTCAGGACTCCGGGTGGTCGTCCACGACCTCACTCCGAACACGACCCACCGGCTGAGCGGCGCGCTCGCGAGCCAGATCGCCGGCACCACGACGCCGCTTCCCCGCAGGCCCGCAAAGTTCGAACGAAGGAAAACAAGCAGTCATGCAGGCACTCCCCCGCAGCGCGGTACGCCTCCTCCCCGGCCCGTTCCTGAACGCGCAGGCCACCGCTCTCGACTACCTGCTGTCCCTCGACACCGACCGGCTCCTGGCACCCTTGCGGCGCGAGGCCGGCCTGCCGCCGGTCGCCGAGTCCTACGGCAACTGGGAGAACTCCGGTCTCGACGGCCACACCCTCGGGCACGCGCTGTCGGGTGCCGCGCTCATGAG
The nucleotide sequence above comes from Streptomyces sp. NL15-2K. Encoded proteins:
- a CDS encoding sugar ABC transporter permease; the encoded protein is MSTEQLTSAAGPAVQSPAGAAATRPPRRRPSLRTRRAGAFYVFAGPWMLGFLALTAFPLGYALWLSFTNSDGLSDNARFVGLDNYKEVFTDAETLHSLARTGLFTALTVPLTIVAGLFLAVLVNQPIRARGLFRTLLYLPAVVPPVGAALTFRMIFDRDSGAANGLLDLFQVNGLTWLTDPYARWVLLFLTMWGVGNVMIISLAGLQDIPRELHEAARVDGASPWQSFTRITLPLLSPVIFFQVVTGIIAALQTLAPLLISLDPTPRGLGSVPESNNLFMIHVLDEYFVGGRYGYASALLWVLFLIIVAVTFLIFKLSKGTVFYSVEPERAKTKTRTIGGA
- a CDS encoding carbohydrate ABC transporter permease yields the protein MVLSRRSVVYMLLVSVLVLMLSPLAWLAITAFKDSTELSAVPIHWWPHNPSPGNFGKALTSWDYFGFARNSLTIAVIYSVLATLASAWAGYGFARLEAPGKRVIFGVLLSTMMLPQVITLIPTYLLFAKVNLINTYMPWVLWGMCGAPYLIFLFRQFFSNMPKELEEAAIVDGCGQIRIFWRIFLPQSWPVIATSVILSFSWTWGDFIAPALLLDTNRTTLAVQLTYGYMNAHGGQLNNLVAAGALVYVVPVLVLFLILQRGFVAGISTSGLK
- a CDS encoding bifunctional 4-hydroxy-2-oxoglutarate aldolase/2-dehydro-3-deoxy-phosphogluconate aldolase, giving the protein MTERPSLTPQLGRTRVMAILRSADATGLPAVARALAVGGITCLEVTLTTSGALDALAAIRDELGPGVAVGAGTVITTEQAREALAAGAEFLVAPAVDTDVIRDAADRGIPFYPGAWTPTEVSAAWRAGATAVKLFPASTGGPAHLRQLRAPLPDIPLIAVGGVDVDQVRDYLDAGALAVGIGSPLLRGADRNPATETLDALTARTRTLLATIRATSSHQEVGP
- a CDS encoding sugar kinase; protein product: MNEPSQQRYLVTVGEVLAVLAASDTGPLAVGSDLRLGLAGAESNVAVGVSRLGGSATWIGRVSDDALGDLILRELRAEGVTAVAARDRAPTSLLLRERRTATHSRTRYYRTHTAGARLTADDIPKDLVAGAAVLHITGITPALGEGPARAVTRAVDIAIDAGVPVSLDVNFRSLLWNEQEAARTLLPLLRRSDLVFAGPHEGRLMAPDADGPEELAKSICDLGPAGAVIKLGAEGAYALLDGRSYRQPATPIAVLDSVGAGDAFAAGYLAELLAGEPPERRLRTAALLGAFAVSTTGDWEGLPRRSELGLLDHYDDIVR
- a CDS encoding lactonase family protein, producing MPTRSSSDGVAVLTGSYTPESGGDGAGIAALSLTPATGHLARDTTVPPVPVNGASFLAAHPSLDVVYSTNETDPGTVSALVRRGDGQLSPLGEALSSGGANPCHLTVHPDGAWLLTANYGSDTPPGSVAVHRLDSDGRPVELTDIAVHEGTGPVTGRQEGSHAHQVLVDPAGRYVLATDLGADAVFTYRLDTRTGTLERVAVNRLRAGSGPRHLAFAPGGELVFSADELSSTVTCHRYDAGTGTLTGLTSVPATAVRDVTNQPGGIVASPCGRFVWVTNRGADTVAAFRVTGTTLEPIDEMSAGGTWPRGLTYADEHLLVANQHSGTLVALRVLDDGALRQAGPAMSVPSVVCALVL
- a CDS encoding alpha-N-arabinofuranosidase, which codes for MSRPTTPARFTLDSAFGIGAVNPRLYGSFVEHLGRCVYTGIYEPGHPQADADGLRLDVLELIRELGVTTVRYPGGNFVSGYRWEDSVGPREERPVRLDLAWKSTETNEFGLGEFMDFCAKTGTEPMMAVNLGTRGVEDALRLLEYSNHPGGTELSDRRAAHGAKEPYGIKMWCLGNEMDGPWQTGHKTAEEYGRLAAETARAMRMIDPGLELVACGSSASSMPTFGSWEATVLEAAYDLVDHISLHAYYEETDGDRDSFLASAVDMEHFIESVVATCDHVRARLKEKKRINLSFDEWNVWYQKRPNPHQVEDWQQAPRLLEDVYTVTDAVVFGSLLIALLRHADRVTAASLAQLVNVIAPIMTEPGGPAWRQTTFFPFAQASAYGRGRVLRVDVDSPTYPTARFGDVPLLHATAVMDDETGDITVFAVNRGQTDALPLTIDLRGVGTAALTEHLVLADSDPEATNTADRPDRVTPRPATGTVVTDGVLHAELEPLSWNMIRLTGRQD
- a CDS encoding glycosyl hydrolase, translated to MHDGATDPTVIRNRQAGEWWMFYTSRRADAPPMNDVSWIHGTDIGIASSADGGASWLYRGIAEGLDIEPGRHTYWAPEIVDDGTEYHMFVSVIRGVPTQWAGHARVIRHYTSHDLFSWTYRSTLSLSSERVIDACVLRLPTGGYRMWYKDEADHAHTYAADSDDLSRWTVRGPAVECSKHEGPNVFELGGSYWMLIDEWHGQRVLHSRDLETWEPRGLILDRPGQGPDDGGYGYHADVVTSELGAFVFYFSHPRRSDDDPGPHDDHNGRRSSIQVARLRVSGDTLVCDRDEVLEAPILPLEGPDQ